One genomic region from Gossypium hirsutum isolate 1008001.06 chromosome D13, Gossypium_hirsutum_v2.1, whole genome shotgun sequence encodes:
- the LOC107936919 gene encoding pentatricopeptide repeat-containing protein At5g18390, mitochondrial: MLRSAQLLHKYGNRSQNILCSFRTLTSANSLQGTSVSITSVSKDDYFAAIHHISNIVRREVHPERTLNRMNLSVNSELVFRILRSCSNSPTESLRFFSWARSHYTPTSVEFEELVKILILHRKYESMWKTIQQMQKQQLSLSCDTLSFMIEEYGKNGLIDQAVEVFNKSTNLGCKQTVSVYNSLLFALCEVKMFHGAYALIRRMIRKGEVPDKRTYTVLVNGWCSSGKRKEAQDFLEDMSKKGFNPPVRGRDLLIEGLLNAGYLESAKKMVRRMTKEGFVPDIATFNSLAETICKTEEIDFCIDMYHSVCKLGLCPDINTYKILIPAASKVGRIDEAFRLLNNSIEQGYKPFPSLYAPIIKGLCRKGQFDDAFSFFGEMKIKGHAPNRPVYTMLITVCGRGGRFVEAANYLVEMTELGLAPISRCFDMVTDGLKNCGKHDLAKRIEQLEVSLRHV; the protein is encoded by the coding sequence ATGCTCCGGTCTGCACAGCTGCTCCACAAATATGGAAATAGATCACAGAACATTCTCTGTTCCTTTAGGACCCTAACCTCAGCAAATTCTCTCCAAGGTACTTCTGTTTCCATCACTTCTGTTTCGAAAGATGATTATTTTGCAGCTATCCACCACATTTCCAACATCGTTCGTCGTGAAGTTCATCCAGAGCGCACTCTCAACCGCATGAACCTTTCTGTGAACTCTGAACTTGTATTCCGCATACTTCGTTCCTGCTCAAACTCCCCTACAGAGTCTCTTCGCTTCTTCTCATGGGCCCGTTCCCACTACACCCCCACCTCCGTCGAATTTGAGGAGCTAGTCAAGATCCTCATTCTCCATAGGAAGTATGAATCCATGTGGAAAACCATTCAACAAATGCAAAAGCAGCAGCTTAGCCTTTCTTGTGATACCCTTTCTTTTATGATTGAAGAGTACGGGAAGAACGGCCTCATAGACCAGGCTGTGGAAGTTTTCAACAAAAGCACTAATTTAGGTTGCAAACAGACTGTTAGCGTTTACAATTCATTGCTCTTTGCACTTTGTGAGGTGAAGATGTTCCATGGAGCATATGCATTAATCCGGAGGATGATTAGAAAAGGTGAGGTACCAGACAAGAGGACATACACAGTTCTGGTGAATGGATGGTGTTCCTCCGGGAAGAGGAAGGAAGCGCAAGACTTCTTGGAGGACATGAGCAAGAAGGGGTTTAATCCTCCGGTTCGAGGTCGAGATTTGTTGATAGAAGGTTTGTTGAATGCAGGTTATCTTGAATCAGCCAAGAAAATGGTAAGAAGAATGACCAAGGAAGGGTTTGTGCCTGACATTGCTACATTTAATTCTTTGGCGGAAACAATCTGTAAAACTGAGGAGATTGATTTCTGCATCGATATGTATCATAGTGTTTGTAAATTGGGGCTTTGTCCGGATATTAATACTTACAAAATATTGATACCTGCAGCTTCAAAAGTCGGTAGGATCGACGAGGCTTTTAgacttttaaataattcaattgaACAAGGTTATAAGCCATTCCCTAGTTTGTATGCACCTATAATCAAAGGCTTGTGTAGGAAAGGGCAGTTTGATGATGCATTTAGCTTTTTCGGTGAGATGAAGATCAAGGGTCATGCTCCAAACAGACCGGTCTATACAATGTTGATAACAGTGTGTGGACGTGGAGGCAGATTTGTAGAGGCAGCAAATTATTTGGTGGAGATGACTGAGCTGGGATTAGCACCAATTTCAAGGTGCTTTGATATGGTTACCGATGGTTTAAAGAATTGTGGGAAGCATGATCTGGCTAAGAGGATAGAGCAGTTGGAGGTTTCCCTTCGACATGTTTGA